The Aedes aegypti strain LVP_AGWG chromosome 3, AaegL5.0 Primary Assembly, whole genome shotgun sequence genome contains a region encoding:
- the LOC5577135 gene encoding uncharacterized protein LOC5577135 isoform X1: MASHKRAFDRVAFEMKRNFCTVVLILFIVCLTCVASVEENAVKSREKRSPKPQFPKFIFGQIAKWIPKVIKQGGQVVEKVEQFVSKNPGTVGAAVVGGVGVATVLGQKRPRPGCQVYIRRLQERQPVFFNIGSPRSLMLPVDGNLTWAQGERSWIACPPSEGSRNSIRGIYLVSAEIECKDGYDFEYVHNGAVFDITQVQCDNRVTGNVKTDAARVQCPGTHKTIGFDVTFPTIGNRFFDLYQICFDEPSATAIYTHHTLIGNEIEHKCFSTRPDFKSAGFPQGLAVSSAYNQESQLNRLVALFGADPNPWGSAEVYYNLSYLQRGHLVPDADQLFTTWQWSTYFYLNVVGMWEHINNGNWKYLESNVRTLAQNAKKTLEVYTGVYDTLSLCSLWDHCPEFTLSNGRIPVPKWLWKVVKSPDLNAAIALVVSNNPFVGEDPICGLNGASHGWNSSIVSNITYGTVSYCRVQDLQTVVGNIPQEAMAPSILSFVVSTT, encoded by the exons ATGGCTAGTCACAAGCGAGCATTTGATCGAGTAGCGTTCGAGATGAAACGCAATTTCTGCACTGTGGTACTAATTTTATTCATTGTATGTCTAACATGTGTAGCATCCGTTGAGGAAAACGCTGTAAAATCCAGAGAAAAGCGATCGCCAAAGCCACAGTTTCCGAAATTTATTTTCGGTCAAATAGCCAAATGGATTCCCAAGGTGATAAAACAGGGTGGTCAAGTGGTTGAAAAAGTGGAACAGTTTGTTTCCAAAAATCCTGGAACGGTTGGTGCGGCAGTCGTCGGAGGTGTTGGCGTGGCCACTGTGCTGGGACAGAAACGTCCAA GACCGGGATGCCAAGTGTACATAAGACGATTACAAGAGAGGCAACCCGTTTTCTTCAACATTGGAAGTCCGCGTTCCTTGATGCTCCCGGTAGATGGTAATCTCACCTGGGCTCAGGGAGAGAGGAGTTGGATCGCTTGCCCTCCATCGGAAGGATCACGTAATAGCATACGTGGAA TATATCTGGTATCGGCGGAAATTGAATGCAAGGACGGATATGACTTCGAATATGTACATAACGGTGCTGTGTTCGATATCACACAAGTGCAGTGCGATAACAGGGTGACTGGAAACGTAAAGACAGATGCAGCTCGAGTCCAATGCCCGGGAACACACAAAACAATTGGATTCGATGTGACTTTTCCCACGATTGGGAATCGATTTTTCGATCTTTATCAAATTTGTTTCGATGAACCGTCTGCCACTGCCATCTACACTCATCACACACTAATTGGGAACGAAATTGAAC ATAAATGCTTTTCGACTAGACCGGACTTCAAGTCTGCTGGTTTTCCACAAGGATTAGCCGTTTCATCAGCTTACAATCAAGAGTCTCAGCTGAATAGACTTGTTGCTCTGTTCGGAGCCGATCCAAATCCATGGGGTTCTGCGGAAGTGTACTACAATTTGAGCTATCTACAGAGGGGACATCTTGTTCCAGATGCCGACCAACTGTTCACCACCTGGCAATGGTCAACCTATTTCTATCTCAACGTCGTTGGCATGTGGGAGCATATCAACAACGGTAACTGGAAGTACTTGGAAAGTAATGTGCGAACACTTGCTCAAAACGCTAAGAAAACCTTGGAAGTCTACACCGGAGTTTATGACACTTTATCCCTATGTTCGCTGTGGGATCATTGTCCGGAATTCACTTTGAGCAATGGACGCATCCCCGTACCAAAATGGCTGTGGAAAGTAGTGAAATCACCGGATTTGAATGCCGCAATTGCTCTGGTTGTCAGCAATAATCCATTCGTTGGCGAAGATCCGATATGCGGTTTGAATGGTGCATCCCACGGGTGGAATTCCTCTATCGTTTCAAATATAACCTACGGCACTGTGAGTTACTGTAGGGTTCAAGATCTGCAAACTGTGGTCGGAAACATTCCACAAGAAGCAATGGCACCGAGCATTTTGTCTTTTGTAGTTTCAACAACCTGA
- the LOC5577135 gene encoding uncharacterized protein LOC5577135 isoform X2 — MASHKRAFDRVAFEMKRNFCTVVLILFIVCLTCVASVEENAVKSREKRSPKPQFPKFIFGQIAKWIPKVIKQGGQVVEKVEQFVSKNPGTVGAAVVGGVGVATVLGQKRERQPVFFNIGSPRSLMLPVDGNLTWAQGERSWIACPPSEGSRNSIRGIYLVSAEIECKDGYDFEYVHNGAVFDITQVQCDNRVTGNVKTDAARVQCPGTHKTIGFDVTFPTIGNRFFDLYQICFDEPSATAIYTHHTLIGNEIEHKCFSTRPDFKSAGFPQGLAVSSAYNQESQLNRLVALFGADPNPWGSAEVYYNLSYLQRGHLVPDADQLFTTWQWSTYFYLNVVGMWEHINNGNWKYLESNVRTLAQNAKKTLEVYTGVYDTLSLCSLWDHCPEFTLSNGRIPVPKWLWKVVKSPDLNAAIALVVSNNPFVGEDPICGLNGASHGWNSSIVSNITYGTVSYCRVQDLQTVVGNIPQEAMAPSILSFVVSTT, encoded by the exons ATGGCTAGTCACAAGCGAGCATTTGATCGAGTAGCGTTCGAGATGAAACGCAATTTCTGCACTGTGGTACTAATTTTATTCATTGTATGTCTAACATGTGTAGCATCCGTTGAGGAAAACGCTGTAAAATCCAGAGAAAAGCGATCGCCAAAGCCACAGTTTCCGAAATTTATTTTCGGTCAAATAGCCAAATGGATTCCCAAGGTGATAAAACAGGGTGGTCAAGTGGTTGAAAAAGTGGAACAGTTTGTTTCCAAAAATCCTGGAACGGTTGGTGCGGCAGTCGTCGGAGGTGTTGGCGTGGCCACTGTGCTGGGACAGAAACG AGAGAGGCAACCCGTTTTCTTCAACATTGGAAGTCCGCGTTCCTTGATGCTCCCGGTAGATGGTAATCTCACCTGGGCTCAGGGAGAGAGGAGTTGGATCGCTTGCCCTCCATCGGAAGGATCACGTAATAGCATACGTGGAA TATATCTGGTATCGGCGGAAATTGAATGCAAGGACGGATATGACTTCGAATATGTACATAACGGTGCTGTGTTCGATATCACACAAGTGCAGTGCGATAACAGGGTGACTGGAAACGTAAAGACAGATGCAGCTCGAGTCCAATGCCCGGGAACACACAAAACAATTGGATTCGATGTGACTTTTCCCACGATTGGGAATCGATTTTTCGATCTTTATCAAATTTGTTTCGATGAACCGTCTGCCACTGCCATCTACACTCATCACACACTAATTGGGAACGAAATTGAAC ATAAATGCTTTTCGACTAGACCGGACTTCAAGTCTGCTGGTTTTCCACAAGGATTAGCCGTTTCATCAGCTTACAATCAAGAGTCTCAGCTGAATAGACTTGTTGCTCTGTTCGGAGCCGATCCAAATCCATGGGGTTCTGCGGAAGTGTACTACAATTTGAGCTATCTACAGAGGGGACATCTTGTTCCAGATGCCGACCAACTGTTCACCACCTGGCAATGGTCAACCTATTTCTATCTCAACGTCGTTGGCATGTGGGAGCATATCAACAACGGTAACTGGAAGTACTTGGAAAGTAATGTGCGAACACTTGCTCAAAACGCTAAGAAAACCTTGGAAGTCTACACCGGAGTTTATGACACTTTATCCCTATGTTCGCTGTGGGATCATTGTCCGGAATTCACTTTGAGCAATGGACGCATCCCCGTACCAAAATGGCTGTGGAAAGTAGTGAAATCACCGGATTTGAATGCCGCAATTGCTCTGGTTGTCAGCAATAATCCATTCGTTGGCGAAGATCCGATATGCGGTTTGAATGGTGCATCCCACGGGTGGAATTCCTCTATCGTTTCAAATATAACCTACGGCACTGTGAGTTACTGTAGGGTTCAAGATCTGCAAACTGTGGTCGGAAACATTCCACAAGAAGCAATGGCACCGAGCATTTTGTCTTTTGTAGTTTCAACAACCTGA